From the genome of Opisthocomus hoazin isolate bOpiHoa1 chromosome 4, bOpiHoa1.hap1, whole genome shotgun sequence:
ttttttttcgacaTTTTAGCGATAAATTCGGGAGGTTCTGCCCGAGCCCTTGCCAAGAGACGGACCCCCCAGAGAAGTTCCCCGGCCCTTGGAAAGGTCCCCCGCACCCTTCAGAGCTGAACCGCagcacatggggggggggggggggggggcggaattaaaagaaagaaacgaAACTGCGGCCGCTCCgaggccttttttttttagataaataaAACCATAGCGGACTGTTTTtggctaaaaaaaaatcaaagcaaggcGAGGCCTGTGGAAatccaccctcccctccccacacCAGAGCGCGGGGGCATCTCGccggcaggggagggggcagctcGCCGGGGGCACACGAGCGGGGAGCCCaaagccagattttttttgttttcttcctccctcttcgCTAAAACCCCGCAGCCGGCGGGGGAACGGCCCCAGCCCGGGCTCCTccagggcggcggggagggaggcagagacccccccctctccccgctcGCCCCTCCGGCTCTGCGCATCCCCTGCTGCCCCTCCACCTTCCCCGCGTTTCGGGGCGATTTTaagcaacataaaaaaataataacacgAGAAGGAGCGGGGTCTTCGGGCTTggccccgcgggcagcccggggagggggtcgcggcgggcgggagcgggtcggcccggcggggggggggcctctTACCTGAGGAGGGCCGGTCCGAGTAGCGGGTGCAGTAAACCCAGGCGGGCCAGAGCATGGGCTGGTTGCCGGCGTTGGAgctggcctgcgagctatccgagTCCGAGCTCACCGACAGGTCTCCGCCGCTCAGCCCCCGAGCCTTCAGGGCCGCCTCCAGCGCCACGGGGTCCCCCCCCTTCttggcggggccgtgcggggccagcccggcggggccgccctcCCCTCGGCCCGGCgaaccccccccgccgcccggcagcggagccccgggggccggggcggcggcggggctgcggcggctcTCGGCGCCGGGCCGGCGGGGGTCTCCGCCGGGGCCTCccgcctccttcctcctcccaaacTCGGGCCGCAGGATGTTGTCGATGAAGAAGTTGGTGATGCGGTGAgggtgcgggtgggggtgcggggggtcgccgggggggagcagcagcccccgccgcccgcctccacCGCCGGGCTCCGCGTCTCCGCCGGACTCCTGCGGCTCGGCCGCCTCCTCtcgggggctccggccgccctccTCCATGCtgcgcggccggccccgccgaCGGCTCCGCTGCCCGCCCCGACGGCGGCTGCCGAGCGcccggtgctggtgctgctgcagtcGGTTGgtctttattttaatctttttttaatatatatatttatatatatatatatacacgcacgCACAGGTGTCTATCTGCTTTCGTTTCTCCTGGCCGCGCCCGGCATTCAAAATCCAgagtttgcaaaaaaaatattaaaattaaaaaaatttgtagccgttaaaaaaaaacaacaacaaaaaaaaaaacaaagagagaaaaaagataaagaaacaaaaccagggaGACGCCGAAGCCAGCAGCCGAGTCTCCGCGAGTTCCAACTTGGCCAAAAACGCAACCAGACGGGCTCCGGTCCTCCTCCCGCCGCTcggtcccgccgccgccgagccgcctccgccgc
Proteins encoded in this window:
- the EN2 gene encoding homeobox protein engrailed-2, whose product is MEEGGRSPREEAAEPQESGGDAEPGGGGGRRGLLLPPGDPPHPHPHPHRITNFFIDNILRPEFGRRKEAGGPGGDPRRPGAESRRSPAAAPAPGAPLPGGGGGSPGRGEGGPAGLAPHGPAKKGGDPVALEAALKARGLSGGDLSVSSDSDSSQASSNAGNQPMLWPAWVYCTRYSDRPSSGPRSRKPKKKNPNKEDKRPRTAFTAEQLQRLKAEFQTNRYLTEQRRQSLAQELGLNESQIKIWFQNKRAKIKKATGSKNSLAVHLMAQGLYNHSTTAKDGKSDSE